One Defluviitoga tunisiensis genomic window carries:
- a CDS encoding HDOD domain-containing protein, producing the protein MKENNLREITNKIKELPTPDFLVQNIISISSDNESDMKELVNSISQSPTLTAKILRLANSAYYSLPKRITRLTQAVNLLGLKTVRNLALSIFTVENFFDKEYPFFNTYNFWQHLITTGIASELLAKYLNFPEKEESFMCGILHDLGKIVMAHIMPEVFEMVIKVAQHEKISFFESENLLSTIGHQQLGKILFENWNMSDIVLDVVSLHNQPLNLENETNKKILYIVHLADSTINLLFYGFSGCYNIPVVESEVWNFLGINYSMYESYFEDLKKTIERSKELIYMNQILNS; encoded by the coding sequence GTGAAGGAAAATAATTTAAGAGAGATAACCAATAAAATTAAAGAGTTACCGACGCCTGATTTTTTAGTACAAAATATTATTTCGATATCTTCAGATAATGAGTCAGATATGAAAGAACTAGTAAATTCTATATCTCAATCACCAACTTTAACGGCAAAAATATTAAGACTCGCCAATTCTGCATATTATTCTTTACCAAAAAGAATAACTAGGCTGACTCAGGCAGTTAATTTGTTAGGTTTAAAGACAGTCAGAAATTTAGCTTTAAGTATTTTTACGGTAGAAAACTTTTTTGATAAAGAGTATCCTTTTTTTAACACCTACAATTTTTGGCAGCATCTTATAACTACAGGAATAGCTTCAGAACTGTTAGCAAAATATCTTAATTTTCCTGAAAAAGAAGAGTCTTTTATGTGTGGTATTTTACATGATTTAGGAAAAATAGTGATGGCTCATATTATGCCAGAAGTGTTTGAAATGGTTATCAAGGTAGCTCAGCATGAAAAAATTTCTTTTTTTGAATCTGAAAATCTTTTGTCGACAATTGGACACCAACAACTTGGAAAAATATTATTTGAAAATTGGAATATGTCTGATATTGTTTTGGATGTGGTTTCACTTCACAATCAACCTTTAAATTTAGAGAATGAAACAAACAAGAAGATTTTATATATTGTACATTTAGCAGACTCAACCATTAATCTTCTTTTTTATGGGTTTTCTGGATGTTATAATATACCTGTTGTTGAATCAGAGGTTTGGAATTTTCTGGGGATTAATTATTCAATGTACGAGAGTTACTTTGAGGATCTAAAAAAAACTATAGAAAGATCTAAAGAACTTATTTACATGAATCAAATACTTAATAGTTAG
- the truB gene encoding tRNA pseudouridine(55) synthase TruB has protein sequence MKSGIIVINKPKGITSHKVVEKLRTILKTKKVGHAGTLDPFATGVLVIGVNKGTKVLEFFLNDKKRYYVKAKLGIITETFDLDGEIKEQNEVTKEQIESVKDVVFSFVGEYLQVPPAYSAKKYKGKHLYEYAREGKIINLPPKLVHIYNITNFKQEDIEFSFEVEVSSGTYIRSLIMDIGYKVGCGAVTIELCRRKSGIFTLDHSINLEDASYNKIIPIDNCINFPYVVVNHGDKVLKGHQIYKSNILEYSEFEKGEYVKIYNEQKEFIGIGITERSSKFLATLLKMPERDDRIVKIYKNIYEVT, from the coding sequence ATGAAAAGCGGAATAATAGTAATTAACAAACCAAAAGGTATTACTTCTCATAAAGTTGTTGAAAAGTTGAGAACTATTTTAAAAACAAAAAAAGTTGGTCATGCAGGAACACTTGATCCCTTTGCTACAGGTGTACTTGTAATAGGAGTTAATAAAGGTACAAAGGTACTTGAATTTTTTCTAAATGATAAAAAAAGATATTATGTAAAGGCCAAATTAGGAATTATTACCGAAACGTTTGATCTTGATGGTGAAATTAAAGAACAGAACGAAGTTACAAAAGAGCAAATAGAAAGTGTAAAAGATGTTGTTTTTTCATTTGTGGGAGAGTATCTACAAGTTCCACCTGCTTACTCGGCCAAAAAATATAAAGGGAAACATTTATATGAATATGCTAGAGAAGGTAAAATAATCAATTTACCTCCCAAGCTTGTACATATATATAATATTACTAATTTTAAACAAGAAGACATAGAGTTTAGTTTTGAAGTAGAAGTGAGCTCAGGAACTTATATAAGATCTTTGATAATGGATATTGGATATAAAGTTGGATGTGGAGCGGTAACTATAGAATTATGTAGAAGAAAAAGTGGAATTTTTACCTTAGATCATTCAATAAATTTAGAAGATGCATCATATAACAAAATCATACCTATAGATAATTGTATCAATTTTCCATATGTAGTAGTAAATCATGGAGATAAAGTTTTAAAAGGACATCAAATATATAAATCAAATATATTAGAATACTCAGAATTTGAAAAAGGAGAATATGTTAAAATATACAATGAGCAAAAGGAGTTTATTGGAATAGGAATAACTGAAAGAAGTTCGAAATTTTTAGCTACACTTTTAAAGATGCCAGAAAGAGATGATCGAATAGTAAAGATATACAAAAATATATACGAGGTGACTTGA
- the rbfA gene encoding 30S ribosome-binding factor RbfA produces the protein MANYKKEMLESEMKKIITRGFSELKDPRIKDKMININFVRLSGDKSYLDVYVSSLDEDVDTIIDVLNNAKGMFRTLIAKNIDIYKAPEIRFHKDEGIEASIRINQLLETLKEKRSEDDE, from the coding sequence ATGGCAAATTATAAGAAAGAAATGCTTGAATCGGAAATGAAGAAGATTATTACAAGAGGTTTTTCTGAACTTAAAGATCCTCGAATTAAAGATAAAATGATAAATATTAATTTTGTACGGTTGTCTGGAGATAAGTCTTATTTAGACGTTTATGTTTCTTCTTTAGATGAGGATGTTGATACGATAATTGATGTTTTAAATAATGCTAAAGGTATGTTTAGAACATTAATTGCAAAGAATATTGATATATATAAGGCCCCAGAGATTCGATTTCACAAAGATGAGGGCATTGAAGCTAGCATTAGAATTAATCAACTGTTAGAAACCCTAAAAGAAAAACGTTCAGAGGATGATGAATGA